The Mytilus trossulus isolate FHL-02 chromosome 3, PNRI_Mtr1.1.1.hap1, whole genome shotgun sequence genome contains a region encoding:
- the LOC134711466 gene encoding TRPM8 channel-associated factor 3-like, protein MKDWKKDILEGVESVSFPGCAPGVIFVYGEKTQAILANKKGHVLCAGAEHGKGRIIVFSHDALVNSFGEKDTERQNNRFNENIRKWITRNKYKGNEIACFSEYVNNFDELPPECRILTWDGLPVLTEDYSILKLLEWVERGGGLICGVCPWGFAQVYEIGVDNIPFKIIFRAIGVCYAGKLVYENDNDLDEIVIKDNMADYAKPNDLVAAINKHPEKINRLVGMIYNVFYSPEELYITYKPHVVDLIQKLSPGNDYIPTRSQPVEVNAAKRAAMLMCYMMIRDGLDGNEVLAQGIQEFPGTFENTPETQSFTLNFSSQTQKLHSTGCYLPAGIVMEVSWSKSKNPWDIIIGIHGDELHDTNSELKRWPKIRIEKELKSDEFGTLPSMPLKICSPFGGLVYVQSPNSTKDRIQLKLHNVVSAPMFTYKTAKNWESVERNKPGLWCDIIGDKITLSLPSTSVRHLSDPTMTVKVWDSVVSAHMDLLGKDPSDGRGEWVVTDEQPSAGYMHSGYPIVTNLDVADPNKIDDDCFLLSRDHILNVHNGKGSWGMFHELGHNFQDYAWTWDGTIEVTCNVFTLHAMDVICNIRPWDHLWVRDQFEEARTYLREGATYDTWCDSPGIALLVYAQLARDFGWTAYKSVFRTYNKLAEDNRPSTQQEKETIWIQTFSNVVKRNLSPVFEFWGWPIQHYAIDELNKFSPYLPDDITTSEFAKDRATKILKRYQLEDNSSGARPTQKPPRKEYAYCSSTVQTKEDKTKNASSCSAL, encoded by the exons ATgaaagactggaaaaaagaCATTCTGGAAGGCGTCGAAAGCGTATCATTCCCCGGATGTGCCCCAGGAGTCATTTTTGTTTACGGAGAAAAGACACAAGCAATTCTTGCAAATAAGAAAGGACATGTTTTATGTGCAGGAG ctGAACATGGGAAAGGAAGAATCATTGTATTTTCGCACGATGCATTAGTTAATAGTTTTGGTGAAAAAGATACAGAACGGCAAAATAATCGATTCAACGAAAATATCAGAAAATGGATAACGAGAAACAAGTACAAGGGAAATGAAATAGCTTGTTTTTCTGAGTATGTAAATAACTTTGATGAGCTACCGCCTGAATGTAGGATATTAACATGGGATGGACTTCCGGTTCTGACAGAAGATTATAGTATTTTGAAATTACTTGAGTGGGTAGAGAGGGGAGGCGGATTAATATGTGGAGTGTGCCCATGGGGTTTCGCACAAGTTTATGAAATAGGCGTTGACAATATACCATTTAAAATCATCTTCAGGGCAATAGGTGTTTGTTACGCTGGGAAATTGGTTTACGAGAATGATAACGATTTAGACGAAATTGTAATAAAAGACAATATGGCTGACTATGCTAAGCCGAATGATCTAGTTGCAGCGATAAACAAACATCCAGAAAAGATAAATAGGTTAGTTGGGatgatatacaatgtattttattcACCAGAAGAACTGTATATCACTTACAAACCACATGTTGTGGATTTGATTCAGAAATTATCACCAGGAAATGACTATATTCCGACACGCAGTCAACCAGTTGAGGTAAATGCCGCTAAAAGAGCTGCGATGCTTATGTGTTATATGATGATCAGAGATGGTTTAGATGGGAATGAAGTGCTAGCACAGGGAATTCAAGAATTTCCAGGAACATTTGAGAACACACCGGAAACTCAGTCTTTCACATTAAACTTTTCCTCACAGACACAAAAATTACATTCAACTGGATGTTACCTGCCTGCTGGTATTGTCATGGAAGTGTCGTGGAGTAAGTCCAAAAATCCATGGGATATTATAATTGGTATCCATGGTGACGAACTTCATGATACAAATTCTGAATTAAAACGCTGGCCTAAGATTAGAATTGAAAAAGAGCTTAAATCAGACGAATTTGGAACGCTTCCTTCAATGCCGTTAAAAATTTGCAGTCCATTTGGAGGACTTGTTTATGTACAGTCTCCAAACAGTACAAAGGATAGAATACAATTGAAACTACACAATGTCGTGTCTGCTCCCATGTTTACTTATAAAACAGCAAAGAACTGGGAATCCGTCGAACGTAACAAACCAGGACTATGGTGTGACATTATTGGAGACAAAATCACTCTGAGCTTACCATCCACATCTGTAAGACATCTCTCAGATCCAACAATGACGGTGAAAGTTTGGGATTCCGTAGTATCTGCCCACATGGATCTACTAGGGAAGGATCCATCCGATGGTAGAGGAGAATGGGTGGTTACAGATGAACAACCATCTGCTGGTTATATGCATTCTGGTTATCCAATCGTCACCAATCTTGATGTGGCAGATCCTAATAAG ATCGATGATGACTGCTTCCTGTTATCCAGAGATCACATTCTAAACGTACACAACGGGAAGGGAAGTTGGGGAATGTTCCATGAACTGGGACATAATTTCCAGGACTATGCGTGGACCTGGGATGGTACGATAGAAGTTACTTGTAATGTGTTTACATTGCATGCTATGGATGTTATTTGCAATATAAGACCATGGGATCATCTGTGGGTCCGAGATCAGTTCGAGGAAGCCAGAACATATCTCCGG GAAGGGGCAACGTATGACACATGGTGTGACAGTCCTGGTATAGCTTTGTTAGTATATGCACAATTAGCGAGAGATTTTGGCTGGACTGCTTACAAATCTGTGTTCCGGACTTACAACAAACTTGCAGAAGACAACCGACCATCAACACAGCAGGAAAAGGAGACAATCTGGATACAAACCTTTTCCAATGTAGTAAAGAGAAATCTTAGCCCCGTTTTCGAGTTTTGGGGATGGCCAATTCAGCATTACGCTATTGACGAGTTGAACAAATTTTCACCTTATCTTCCTGATGATATTACAACAAGCGAATTTGCAAAAGACAGAGCTACGAAAATTCTTAAAAGGTACCAACTTGAAGATAATTCTTCTGGTGCACGTCCTACTCAGAAACCACCACGAAAGGAATATGCTTATTGCTCAAGTACAGTACAAACTAAGGAGGACAAAACCAAGAATGCAAGTTCGTGTTCTGCTTTATAA